A genomic window from Candidatus Binataceae bacterium includes:
- a CDS encoding ferredoxin, with the protein MAQLKITVNKAKCISSEDCIESAPTVFRLDAEGKSEVYDPAGAPDAAILAAARGCPVKAIVVLDEETGTQLFPPPKK; encoded by the coding sequence ATGGCGCAGCTCAAGATCACCGTCAACAAAGCGAAATGCATCTCGAGCGAGGATTGCATCGAGTCGGCGCCGACCGTCTTTCGTCTCGACGCCGAGGGCAAGTCTGAGGTCTACGATCCGGCCGGCGCGCCCGACGCGGCCATCCTGGCTGCAGCGCGCGGATGTCCGGTCAAGGCGATAGTCGTACTTGACGAAGAAACCGGGACACAGCTATTTCCGCCACCCAAAAAATAG
- the acpS gene encoding holo-ACP synthase — protein sequence MRIAGTGIDMIEVERVERALTRPQTGERFRERVYTEREVAYCESRGRPRYQSYAARFAAKEAAMKAMGTGWNRNVGWREIEVVRERGQAPTIVLSGKAAEFARRKRIAVFHLSLTHTATSAMAYVIAEG from the coding sequence ATGCGGATCGCCGGCACCGGAATCGACATGATCGAAGTCGAACGCGTCGAGCGCGCGCTTACCCGCCCGCAGACCGGCGAGCGCTTTCGCGAACGCGTCTATACCGAGCGCGAAGTCGCCTACTGCGAATCGCGCGGACGCCCGCGCTACCAGAGCTATGCCGCCCGCTTCGCCGCCAAGGAGGCAGCGATGAAGGCGATGGGCACCGGATGGAACCGCAACGTGGGCTGGCGCGAGATCGAAGTGGTGCGCGAGCGCGGCCAGGCGCCGACGATCGTGCTCTCGGGCAAGGCGGCCGAGTTCGCGCGCCGCAAGCGCATCGCCGTCTTCCATCTGAGCCTCACCCACACCGCGACCAGCGCGATGGCTTACGTTATCGCCGAAGGCTGA
- a CDS encoding GNAT family N-acetyltransferase yields the protein MSATQKIAARRRRAPGELYVAQTGDLAAIEVLLAQVGESAGIAAGGLDAPGACWIGASVGDASTVLAGIIGIETIVDMAVIRSLAVSEAMRRRGIGTALVGAARKAAHTRGARKLYALGRRGHDCISRDGISQDYMLRFGFEPVALTAMVEDLDGTFTAGYLRAHPEQLARIDALGLDLSRDGVIER from the coding sequence ATTTCCGCCACCCAAAAAATAGCCGCACGCCGGCGCCGCGCGCCGGGCGAACTGTACGTCGCACAGACCGGCGATCTTGCAGCGATCGAAGTTCTGCTGGCCCAGGTCGGCGAATCGGCGGGAATCGCCGCAGGCGGACTGGACGCGCCGGGCGCGTGCTGGATAGGCGCATCGGTCGGAGATGCGAGCACCGTTCTGGCCGGAATCATTGGAATCGAGACGATCGTCGATATGGCGGTCATCCGGTCGCTCGCGGTTAGCGAGGCGATGCGCCGGCGCGGAATCGGCACGGCGCTGGTCGGAGCCGCGCGCAAGGCGGCGCATACGCGCGGCGCGCGAAAACTGTATGCGCTCGGTCGCCGCGGCCACGACTGTATAAGCCGGGACGGTATAAGCCAGGACTATATGCTTCGCTTCGGATTCGAGCCTGTCGCATTGACCGCGATGGTCGAAGATCTGGACGGCACTTTCACGGCGGGCTATCTGCGCGCCCATCCGGAGCAGCTCGCGCGAATCGACGCGCTCGGGCTCGACCTCTCGCGCGACGGCGTGATCGAACGTTGA